In Curtobacterium sp. L6-1, a genomic segment contains:
- a CDS encoding DUF4012 domain-containing protein, which translates to MSDLPESRRTAARRGSRARVVLWIVLALVLLLIFAVAWVGVRGFLAKRHLEQSVSLVSTLRTQIADADTAAAQKTAEQLEDHASSARSLTGDPIWGAAQYTPFFGTNLRAVRDVAVVVDDVATGAVRPVAGVVGDLNQDAFTPKDGRIDLQPLVDAQPAVARATRTLSKATGAADAIDTTATLSPVTTAVNQLRNALGTVSRQASTANKVVQLAPAMLGHDGDRSYVLLFQNNAELRAGGGIPGAVALLQVKDGAISLGNQAAGSSFGPYEKPVLPLSPDTEGLYGDITGRYMQDVNLTPRFDVSGALAREMWKQKFGQQVDGVLAIDPVTLGYILRATGPVQLPTGDTLTSDNAAKLLLSDVYAKYPDPAVQDVFFASAASAVFEKVSSGGFDTKKFITALTDGTKDNRLRLWSADKAEQKEISGTAVAGDLPTASAQTREFGVYLNDGTAAKMDYYLDKKVAVGSSVCRKDGRPTSVVEVTLKNTAPADAATSLPSYVTGGGQFGTEPGKIKTLVAVYAPANAIYLGASQDGKGAALQTAVDGEHPVAQLRTLLAPGESTTFRVAFLGEAKFARAGVQAESTPGVRQSKTAPLRFDCGEPVPVG; encoded by the coding sequence ATGTCCGACCTGCCCGAGTCGCGACGTACTGCTGCACGCCGGGGGTCCAGGGCCCGGGTCGTGCTGTGGATCGTCCTCGCTCTCGTCCTGCTGTTGATCTTCGCCGTCGCTTGGGTGGGGGTGCGGGGTTTCCTCGCGAAGCGCCACCTCGAGCAGTCCGTCTCCCTCGTGAGCACGTTGCGCACGCAGATCGCAGACGCGGACACCGCGGCGGCGCAGAAGACTGCCGAGCAGTTGGAAGACCACGCCTCGTCAGCCCGGAGCTTGACCGGCGATCCGATCTGGGGTGCGGCGCAGTACACGCCCTTCTTCGGCACCAACCTCCGTGCTGTCCGCGACGTTGCAGTCGTCGTCGATGACGTAGCCACGGGCGCTGTGCGACCGGTTGCTGGTGTCGTTGGTGATCTCAACCAGGACGCCTTCACGCCGAAGGACGGACGGATCGACCTGCAGCCGCTTGTCGATGCCCAGCCCGCGGTCGCACGTGCGACGAGGACCCTGTCGAAGGCAACCGGCGCTGCCGACGCCATCGACACGACGGCGACGCTTTCGCCGGTGACGACGGCGGTCAACCAGCTCCGGAACGCACTGGGGACGGTGTCGCGGCAGGCAAGCACCGCCAACAAGGTCGTGCAACTCGCCCCTGCGATGCTCGGGCACGACGGCGACCGTAGCTACGTGCTGCTGTTCCAGAACAACGCCGAGCTGCGTGCCGGCGGTGGGATCCCGGGCGCCGTCGCGCTCCTGCAGGTGAAGGACGGGGCGATCAGCCTCGGGAACCAGGCGGCGGGTTCGTCGTTCGGCCCGTACGAGAAGCCGGTACTGCCGTTGTCCCCGGACACGGAAGGCCTGTACGGCGACATCACCGGTCGGTACATGCAGGACGTCAACCTCACGCCCCGCTTCGACGTGTCGGGAGCGCTCGCTCGCGAGATGTGGAAGCAGAAGTTCGGACAGCAGGTCGACGGCGTCCTGGCCATCGACCCGGTGACGCTCGGGTACATCCTGAGGGCAACCGGGCCGGTGCAGCTGCCGACCGGAGACACGCTGACGTCCGACAACGCGGCGAAGCTCCTGCTCAGTGACGTCTACGCGAAGTACCCGGACCCGGCCGTGCAGGACGTGTTCTTCGCGTCGGCGGCGAGTGCGGTCTTCGAGAAGGTGTCGAGCGGCGGATTCGACACGAAGAAGTTCATCACGGCCCTCACCGACGGGACGAAGGACAACCGCTTGCGGCTGTGGAGTGCGGACAAGGCGGAGCAGAAGGAGATCAGCGGAACCGCGGTCGCTGGCGATCTTCCGACAGCGTCCGCTCAGACGCGGGAGTTCGGCGTTTACCTGAACGACGGGACGGCCGCGAAGATGGACTACTACCTGGACAAGAAGGTCGCGGTAGGCAGCTCGGTCTGTCGGAAGGACGGGCGGCCGACTTCGGTCGTCGAGGTGACGCTCAAGAACACCGCCCCCGCCGACGCAGCGACGAGCCTCCCCAGTTACGTGACCGGTGGGGGCCAGTTCGGCACGGAGCCCGGTAAGATCAAGACGCTCGTCGCGGTCTATGCCCCGGCGAATGCTATCTACCTCGGCGCGTCACAGGACGGCAAGGGAGCGGCGCTGCAGACGGCCGTCGACGGGGAGCACCCTGTTGCACAGCTGCGCACCCTGCTCGCGCCGGGCGAGAGCACGACCTTCCGGGTCGCTTTCCTGGGCGAGGCAAAGTTCGCGAGGGCGGGCGTGCAGGCCGAGTCCACGCCGGGCGTCCGGCAGTCGAAGACCGCGCCGTTGCGGTTCGACTGCGGCGAGCCGGTGCCCGTTGGCTGA
- a CDS encoding lipopolysaccharide biosynthesis protein, with product MFILLCIGVAGAIVSSLLGLSGVWSHVLNAPEKWAFGVNFSTSITLAVFFLLLPLAVGQRVLVGLDRSGLLVLLGLVPPICNLVFVVVAGSVGASPMLLALGTSVGSVVTVVLFATFAFAKSLGGLGSPLSANSKRRGYTGQILHAAVPMLLVSLGTAAAIQSGRVVLAGHASVRDLSEYALAFQLYLPLYSVIYMASTVLWPRFAVSLNRRLWILANAALAGLGLCAGIGYVVFGPALVSLMSDQEVSLSPGLSVGFALLITVQGLHATQAMLLTSVRGFWVQAGGAVGAGVLTLMLSVLLSSRYGVVGPAFAASIGLMVALVLPCLAIAFNLTRARPSF from the coding sequence ATGTTCATTCTGTTGTGTATTGGTGTTGCAGGAGCGATCGTCTCGTCACTGCTCGGTCTGAGCGGCGTGTGGTCGCATGTGTTAAATGCGCCCGAAAAGTGGGCGTTCGGAGTGAATTTCTCGACCAGCATCACTCTGGCTGTCTTTTTTCTGCTGCTGCCACTGGCTGTCGGGCAGCGCGTCCTAGTTGGGCTCGATCGATCTGGGCTTCTTGTCCTTCTGGGGCTTGTGCCGCCGATCTGCAACTTGGTTTTCGTTGTTGTAGCTGGGTCCGTCGGGGCGTCGCCGATGCTTCTTGCGCTCGGGACGAGTGTAGGGTCGGTGGTTACAGTCGTGTTATTCGCGACTTTCGCCTTCGCGAAAAGTCTCGGTGGACTGGGCTCGCCACTATCGGCCAATTCAAAAAGGCGGGGATACACGGGTCAGATACTCCATGCGGCGGTGCCGATGTTGCTTGTTTCGTTAGGTACGGCGGCAGCTATCCAGTCGGGTCGAGTTGTGCTCGCGGGCCACGCGTCCGTGCGTGACCTATCCGAATATGCGCTTGCCTTTCAGCTCTATCTTCCCCTCTACTCGGTCATATACATGGCTTCGACTGTCCTTTGGCCGCGCTTTGCGGTGTCGCTCAACAGGCGTCTGTGGATTCTCGCTAACGCGGCTCTCGCTGGACTGGGCCTGTGTGCGGGCATCGGTTATGTGGTCTTTGGACCTGCGTTGGTCTCGCTGATGAGCGACCAGGAAGTGTCGTTGTCGCCCGGCCTCAGTGTGGGGTTCGCCCTCTTGATCACCGTGCAGGGGCTACACGCTACTCAAGCAATGCTGTTGACCTCAGTTCGGGGATTTTGGGTTCAAGCGGGCGGCGCAGTCGGTGCAGGCGTCTTGACTCTGATGCTCTCGGTACTTTTGTCCTCGCGCTACGGGGTCGTTGGGCCAGCATTCGCTGCTTCCATCGGGCTAATGGTTGCCCTTGTGTTGCCTTGCTTGGCGATTGCCTTCAATCTGACTCGCGCTCGCCCTAGTTTCTGA
- a CDS encoding glycosyltransferase family A protein, which translates to MTTRRDAAASVTAVIPTTGRSELRRAVESVVLQTIPVTPLVILDVPSARADVERLLSGLTYDLVTTSGAIGGGAARNVGVLASRTRFVAFLDDDDEWLSNKIELQLAAMLPPGRMIVASRSWLVGRKRRLVPERLYDGSTAISSYLLDRSSLRLRKNFMQSSSLLLTKDLAEEIGWEVGLKRHQDWDFLIRAQAAGVNIVMLGTPLVLVHQSSEGSISRSTDWQSSESWLSSIDAGSAPSRRSRADFVASVILRGAVSNREWHQALRLTGEALRGPCHIAAIAPAIAAVRGAWR; encoded by the coding sequence ATGACCACCCGAAGGGACGCGGCGGCCTCTGTTACGGCTGTCATTCCTACGACTGGCAGGTCCGAGTTGCGCCGAGCGGTCGAGTCGGTGGTTCTGCAGACAATTCCTGTGACGCCCCTGGTTATTCTCGACGTCCCTTCGGCTCGTGCGGATGTTGAACGACTATTGTCAGGGCTGACGTACGATCTTGTCACAACGTCAGGCGCAATCGGCGGCGGGGCGGCACGCAATGTTGGCGTCTTGGCCTCGAGGACAAGGTTCGTCGCCTTCCTCGACGACGATGACGAGTGGTTGTCCAATAAAATTGAGCTTCAGCTTGCAGCCATGTTGCCTCCGGGTCGCATGATCGTCGCCTCGCGAAGCTGGCTCGTAGGGCGCAAGCGTCGACTCGTTCCTGAACGGTTGTACGATGGCTCGACTGCAATATCGTCGTACCTGCTGGACCGGTCTAGCTTGCGTCTCCGCAAGAACTTCATGCAGTCGTCGTCACTACTCCTTACGAAAGACCTGGCCGAGGAAATCGGCTGGGAAGTCGGGCTGAAACGGCATCAAGACTGGGACTTCCTTATTCGTGCTCAAGCCGCGGGAGTCAATATAGTTATGCTCGGTACTCCATTGGTGCTTGTTCATCAGTCCTCGGAAGGCTCTATATCTCGGTCGACGGACTGGCAGTCGAGCGAGTCTTGGCTCAGTTCAATAGATGCTGGGAGCGCGCCATCACGCCGTTCTCGGGCAGATTTTGTAGCATCGGTAATCCTGCGTGGAGCGGTCAGTAACCGCGAGTGGCATCAAGCGCTACGGCTCACCGGCGAGGCGTTGCGCGGTCCCTGCCACATTGCGGCAATCGCGCCCGCTATCGCCGCGGTCAGAGGTGCCTGGCGGTGA
- a CDS encoding glycosyltransferase — MEFVRRPGLPLQRVPHSLFGDGAAVYAPMIPQGRTVLHLWNKMKVGGAGPWGVSFESRLPRVADGASSARKLRLRLATDESCVFINAVSEYARDRFTRELEGPIRAILESRTRVVYPAVRATGQECPKPLTGAGSLNLIFVGNAFFRKGGEALLQLMEQLGDELDLRLTVVSTLTYPDYATPWVEKDYRDDVASRLSGHPRIEWIAGTSHSSVMRKMRTSHMTVLPSLADTFGYSLAEGAVSGAMVVGSNVQALPEIIGARGRTIDIPLNAMKEWVGVRGQARSYREVVAQLAEGLGRVALEAREDPVLFNADRKRISERSRRMFSEDRDAVLRDIYRGAGIMVPAGVVEA, encoded by the coding sequence ATGGAATTCGTACGACGTCCGGGGTTACCCCTACAACGGGTACCGCATTCGTTATTCGGAGATGGAGCAGCTGTCTACGCGCCGATGATTCCGCAAGGTCGCACTGTGTTGCACCTTTGGAACAAGATGAAGGTAGGTGGAGCGGGGCCCTGGGGCGTGAGCTTTGAGAGTCGCCTCCCTCGGGTGGCCGACGGAGCTTCTTCTGCGCGGAAACTACGTCTGAGGCTCGCCACCGACGAGTCCTGTGTCTTCATCAATGCGGTCTCCGAGTATGCTCGAGATCGTTTCACGCGGGAACTCGAAGGACCAATTAGGGCGATACTGGAGAGTAGAACCAGAGTCGTTTACCCGGCCGTACGGGCCACAGGCCAGGAGTGCCCAAAACCGTTGACAGGTGCGGGCTCCTTGAATCTAATATTTGTCGGAAACGCTTTCTTTCGCAAGGGGGGCGAAGCCTTATTGCAACTGATGGAGCAATTAGGCGACGAGTTGGATCTGCGGCTAACGGTGGTTTCGACCCTAACTTATCCTGACTACGCGACGCCTTGGGTCGAGAAAGATTACCGCGACGACGTTGCTTCTCGTTTGAGCGGACATCCGAGAATTGAGTGGATCGCGGGCACGTCGCATAGTTCTGTCATGCGCAAGATGCGGACGTCGCACATGACTGTTTTGCCGTCACTTGCGGACACTTTCGGCTATTCACTGGCCGAAGGGGCCGTCTCCGGTGCAATGGTCGTGGGGTCGAACGTCCAGGCCTTGCCGGAGATCATCGGCGCCCGGGGGAGGACAATCGACATTCCGCTAAACGCGATGAAGGAGTGGGTAGGAGTTCGAGGCCAGGCGCGGTCTTACAGAGAAGTGGTCGCTCAACTCGCCGAAGGGCTTGGGCGCGTAGCACTCGAAGCACGCGAAGACCCAGTGCTCTTCAATGCCGACCGGAAAAGGATAAGCGAGAGGTCTCGGAGAATGTTCTCTGAAGACCGGGATGCTGTATTACGAGATATCTATCGCGGCGCTGGGATTATGGTTCCCGCGGGCGTGGTTGAGGCATGA
- a CDS encoding WecB/TagA/CpsF family glycosyltransferase, which yields MSAKDVVELLNVPARSALLILNHNLHSVFLFHKYEWFRAFYSRARVVLIDGWPVLRLTSGRPSAEVRIGSTDWLAALQQEWRRSEGSQVRRVFLLGGDQQSNAAARRRLADGAPDIVVHGGHGFFDLDLDSAQVVAELTGFRPDLVLVGMGMPRQEEFLERNLAQLPPAYYATVGGAIDYLAEKSPLAPRAFGRLGIEWLWRFLHAPSRLFARYFIEPFHLLGLLIASRRRVAAEKLRKQNK from the coding sequence ATGAGCGCGAAGGATGTCGTCGAACTTCTGAACGTTCCAGCGCGTAGTGCGTTGCTCATCCTCAACCACAATCTTCATAGCGTCTTTTTATTTCATAAATACGAGTGGTTCCGAGCGTTCTACTCGCGAGCTCGCGTTGTGTTGATCGACGGCTGGCCCGTATTGCGCTTGACCTCGGGCCGACCTTCAGCCGAAGTGCGCATCGGATCTACAGATTGGCTGGCGGCTCTTCAGCAGGAGTGGCGCCGCAGTGAGGGTAGCCAAGTTCGGAGGGTATTCCTCCTGGGTGGAGACCAGCAGTCGAATGCTGCTGCCCGACGGCGCCTTGCTGACGGGGCCCCGGATATTGTCGTTCACGGTGGTCACGGCTTCTTTGACCTTGATCTTGACTCCGCGCAGGTAGTCGCAGAGCTAACAGGGTTCCGGCCAGACCTAGTGCTTGTAGGAATGGGAATGCCCCGTCAGGAAGAATTCCTCGAGCGTAACCTTGCGCAGTTGCCCCCGGCCTACTACGCCACCGTCGGAGGAGCCATCGATTATCTAGCGGAGAAATCCCCGCTCGCGCCGCGCGCGTTCGGTCGTCTAGGCATTGAGTGGCTATGGCGCTTCTTGCATGCTCCCAGCCGACTCTTCGCGAGATACTTCATCGAGCCATTTCACCTTCTGGGCTTGCTCATAGCCTCGCGAAGGCGTGTAGCCGCAGAGAAGCTCCGCAAGCAGAACAAGTGA
- a CDS encoding sugar transferase, whose amino-acid sequence MTAGAVRVSPSTGSTEEWSRSYSRRVLLTDFLALFWVVFGVQIAWLGLDSNLATNTADLRLSYTGISIVVIAVWMSALALYDTRGHRVIGVGSTEYRLVADASVRVFGFLAIVAFLLHVDLARGYILIAFPVGILVLLLSRWMWRQWLVAERKRGNYSAKVLLVGSTGSVLHLARELGRTPEAGYRVVGAAVSAGTRGVLPNSAVESFGGFDDLADALATTGADTVVITSSDDLPPERVRQLSWSLEPGRQHLVVAPSLTDIGGPRIHTRPVQGLPLIHVETPTYSGRKLYTKRAFDLVGSAVLIIVLSPVLLVLALLVKTTSPGPVFFRQERVGLNGSTFRMIKFRSMVVDAEARLQELSQLDRAEGNDVLFKMRNDPRVTRIGRLMRRYSLDEVPQLFNVLLGDMSLVGPRPPLAKEVELYDTHVHRRFLVKPGMTGLWQVSGRSDLSWEDSVRLDLFYVENWSLIGDLVILWRTARAVVGSDGAY is encoded by the coding sequence ATGACGGCGGGCGCCGTGCGGGTGTCCCCGTCGACGGGCTCCACCGAGGAGTGGAGCCGGTCGTACTCGCGCCGCGTTCTGCTGACCGACTTCCTTGCGTTGTTCTGGGTCGTCTTCGGCGTGCAGATCGCCTGGCTCGGACTCGACTCGAACCTGGCGACGAACACCGCCGACCTGCGGCTCAGTTACACCGGCATCTCGATCGTCGTGATCGCCGTTTGGATGTCAGCGCTCGCGCTGTACGACACCCGTGGCCACCGCGTGATCGGCGTCGGCAGCACGGAGTACCGCCTGGTCGCCGACGCGAGCGTCCGGGTGTTCGGCTTCCTGGCGATCGTCGCGTTCCTGCTCCACGTCGACCTGGCCCGCGGGTACATCCTCATCGCGTTCCCGGTCGGGATCCTCGTGCTCCTGCTCTCGCGGTGGATGTGGCGGCAGTGGCTCGTGGCGGAGCGCAAACGGGGGAACTACTCGGCGAAGGTGCTGCTCGTCGGCTCGACGGGCAGCGTGCTGCATCTCGCTCGTGAACTCGGACGCACGCCCGAGGCCGGCTACCGCGTCGTCGGCGCTGCCGTCTCAGCAGGCACCCGGGGCGTCCTGCCGAACTCCGCCGTCGAGAGCTTCGGTGGCTTCGACGACCTGGCCGACGCCCTTGCCACGACGGGTGCCGACACCGTCGTCATCACGAGTTCTGACGACCTGCCGCCCGAGCGCGTTCGCCAGCTCAGCTGGTCCCTCGAGCCCGGCCGGCAGCACCTGGTCGTCGCCCCGAGCCTGACCGACATCGGTGGCCCGCGCATCCACACCCGCCCCGTCCAGGGCCTACCCCTCATCCATGTCGAGACGCCTACCTACTCGGGCCGGAAGCTCTACACGAAGCGGGCCTTCGACCTGGTCGGCTCCGCCGTGCTGATCATCGTGCTGTCGCCGGTCCTGCTGGTCCTCGCACTGCTCGTGAAGACCACATCGCCCGGCCCGGTCTTCTTCCGCCAGGAGCGCGTCGGCCTGAACGGCAGCACCTTTCGCATGATCAAGTTCCGATCGATGGTGGTCGACGCCGAGGCCCGCCTCCAAGAACTCAGCCAGCTGGACCGCGCGGAGGGCAATGACGTCCTCTTCAAGATGCGCAACGATCCGCGAGTGACACGTATCGGCCGGCTCATGCGGCGATACAGCCTGGACGAGGTGCCGCAACTGTTCAACGTCTTGCTGGGCGACATGTCCCTGGTCGGCCCTCGCCCTCCGCTAGCGAAGGAAGTCGAGTTGTACGACACCCACGTGCACCGACGATTCCTGGTCAAGCCGGGAATGACGGGGTTATGGCAGGTTAGCGGTCGTTCCGATCTGTCCTGGGAGGACTCCGTTCGTTTGGACTTGTTCTACGTGGAGAATTGGTCCCTGATCGGTGACTTAGTGATCCTATGGCGCACAGCCCGAGCGGTCGTCGGGTCCGACGGAGCTTACTAA